The sequence below is a genomic window from Cataglyphis hispanica isolate Lineage 1 chromosome 13, ULB_Chis1_1.0, whole genome shotgun sequence.
GGCAGCTTAACACTCAGTTTCAAGCCAGACAATTGGACATTTTGAGTAACACCAAGCGGCCGATAATTATCACGCCGAATCTCCGAGCTACACGGCTGCTGGGAATTTCACCTCGCCCCGTACAAATCTACAATCTTCCCGGAGTCATCGCTCCCGGAATTGTCGGCACAATTAGTCAAATTGGCTATTAGTCCACCGGAACTATCTCGGAACGACCTCGCGATGGGACATACATACAGATAAATCAGATGATCGAGCTTCCGTCTTCTCGccacgattttttttaatgaagaacGCATGTCGAACCATTCAAGGTTACCGTCATAAACTTGTATTCTTACAACACTATCCATTAGCGcaattataactataaaataaaattttttttactgatttaataatatctacgagggactattattaatatacttgacggataaattattcgttattgtaataatactcattatttaagaatatatatttttttaagttttttagtTGCAGATGAAACTCATTgcgacatatattttatgtatatatacatcattttaaatttatatgctaCCATTTTTATTgccatattatttataatattataagataataataagatttatacgtgctaaaatacgaaaatatacaCTTGTCtttgaaatgttatattattattattattaacttaattagccgtaaattttaaagataagtaaccgataaattatattataaatgtcaaaaaactgtaaatacattatttacttataaaattaataaaatttatagcttTTTCAATTCAgattatcaagaaaaaaaaagaaaaaaaattttgtaatttatttctgatatttgCATGAAGGGTAAAGACACCCTTGATGATTGAGTATAAAGACATTTAAGGAGAGAAAGTATAAATGACATCGGACAAGACGTCTGTCTTTTAGTAGTCACGAGCCGCACGCACGATGCATCACGCGTTGCACGTGAGTATCCTCGCATGTAAAAATCGTTCGTTGTACAGGGAACAAGTAACAAAATCGTCGTATTTATGATCGCGGTAACGCGTTAAATCGTAAATGGCAGATTTTTTCGAATAGATATGTGTGAAGTGTTACAAAttacagaatatttattttacgatttacattattcttttattacattatccgAATACGCGAGTCCTTGCTTCGGTGTTGCTACGTGTTGCGAGAATTCCCAAATGTAGATACACATCGatcttttgattaaattatttacatataattataaattgaggAAGTTAATATCAGCGTGATTTGATAAACGATCGTTTTGCAATTCAATTCATAATATagcgaatatattattatcttattataaaatattattattttattctctcgaTATTACTCATCTCTAATATTGTAGTGTATAATTTGtagtgtttatttttaatcgttgCAAAATAATGCAGTTACAAATCAAACTTTATCGTTCACACATAACactgtcaaaaataatttattgcgtGTAagcaatgcaaaaataatttatttgcatgtatgtaaatttatttaggtcATAGATAAAAAGAGTAAGCTAATATGcagatttcttatttaaaatgcgaaaaaaactGCAATTTCATCTTTCACATTAAGCTTAGTAGTTCGTGCACGTTTTGCAATCTGACTTCTCGTCTTGATCAAATTTAAGAAACTGATAAATGAATATactaaacttaaaaataaattgtacagaaaaaattaataatcaaacgtattattacaatgtataattttatatgaaaaatataaaaaatagaaacgttAGTTTAATATCAGATCATGGAAATTGTTCATGATTATCTAAAGAAATGGTAATATGCGTGTACAAATTCGTGGAAAtcgattttatgaataaatatgtacattataaatatataaataataatatataaataaggatttaattctgttttagtcagacaaattatttttacattgctCATTAATTACGTTTTGTCAAATTTCTAACATTCTATTTCATATGtgcgtaattattttattgcaaaaacatattactaacttttttctatatttttaagttctctctatcttttgtaaatagattatatagatttagatgttttattaatctgttgaaatttccattttttaaattctacagaaatatataaagaaagagtaccttaagaaagaatataactTGCACATTAGAAAGTATAAATGAGTACTTtagtaaatttgatatttttatattactattatagtATGTCGGAAGTTGCATTCACTTTTACGTAGATACCCACATTAAAAAGCGTCTTCAAATTGTCCCTTGATAactgtattttataaagtataggATAATACAGGCAGTAAACattcatacataatataaatgcataacgATATGGCTTTTCTTAGAGTCTTAcataaatcagaaaaaaattttcaattacaagTTCCGTTgttcagtttctttttttttctttaaagaaattttataaacgtatatagaaattaaaaaaaaatgttgcaattaAGATTCATGAATTGCTTTTTCGGAGTTTCAACTAGAGAAAagtttctctttattatatgGCAAAGTTATTCCTGCATAAAGTCACTTCATCAGAAGCTCCGTATGTGTAGTGAACAGCATTTCCGCAATACCTCGCGAAAATACGATCGATGTAACCGTCACATATACCGGTttgattctattattataagaatcgAGTTCTGCATGATGTGTCACGATAATAAGCGTGTCCAGGACTGATATTTTGCGCGGTTGTATATGTGCGGCACTTCTTTTCGCTGAGATTTTACACAACCGCTGCACCCATTGCTGGAACAATGCGTTGATCGTCGGATTTATACGCATACATCCTTTATGCAATAACGAATAAAACATAATGCTGTAGGGAATCGTACCGGTCACGCTACTCGTGTCATCATGCGTTACGCAGTTCGTAAGTTCTTTTGCATAAAGTCTCTGTCATCGGACGCTTCTGTGtacagttaaaaattattttttttatttcaatatttcatgttttaataatattatatatattatttcaataatttttataacattaattttatatttaagatacatatatatattgtcatatttattgatattgaaaagGAGATAAATATCTGAAAGTGCATCTTATAagcaaagattaaaaatttttattaaaatatttattaatttattaatttaacaattgtttAAGAATTCCTTTGGAtgctatattttcttttgttacagATACTGATGCATTGCATCGCACTTTGGTGCGCGATAAACAGCGGTAGAGCAGCAAGGAGCGCAGTCAGTAAgcataattctttttcaagatttatttaaaaaaatatgtgtttttataaacattatgtacatatatcaaaaCTCGAGTAAAGAAACACAAATATAATGACTACcgatcattataatttataaaaagtgctTCCTGTTAAATTCCTTTGCAAAGAATATTcaaaatgattaaagaaaggcggaaaatatgaaaatatattcttcatgtttttttttttcaatttctgtcacaatttttattcactaATCGCTCTCTTTTCAATGCAGACCCAGATATACTAGCGAATTTCGCTAAGAATGTAGCCTCTGTATTGTCGCCGGCGATATTGGGCGATATACAATTCCGCACCAACAGATCGTCTTTTAAATCCAGTCTGACGTCACCCACCAGCTTAAACAACGATAATTTTGACAGGCCTTCCATTCTGGATAACATAATTGACAAAACGTCAAACGCACCTGCGTATTATGGACCACAGTCTTATTCCTACAACAATCTCTACGAGGACTCTCCCGAAGGACTCCAAGAAAACTCCGAAACGAACGAATCACTCGAAGGATCTCTACGGGATGGGCCCTATCCGCGTCAAGAGCGACCGAATTTTTACAGACCGTATGATCTCTCAGCGAACGACAATCTCGAAGTGACTCAAAAACCTGTTGATACCGGAAATATCGAACCATCGCTCGGCAACATCGAAGAATCATCCACCAATCTATACTCGTCTTATCACGCTGCCGGTTTTGACAAAGCAGCTTTCGGCCACGGACCTTTCCTGGCTAAGTCCTACGCAGGCTTCCACGGATTCGGGCCCGGGCCCTATGGACACTTTCATggacatcatcatcatcatcatccaTATGGTGAACCATCATCGGATGAGGCGAGCTCGGAGGAAAACAACGGAACTGATCACCGAGGTTACGGTCAGCCCTACAGTTTCGGCAACCACGATTATCATCCCTATTCTCCGTTTCCTTACGGGGGATACGGTAACCACGGTCCTTTTCACGGGCCCTATGGTAGAAACGGAAATAATTCTTCCGATAACGGGCGGAACAAACATTATGGGCCTTATTACGACGGTCCCGACTTCTACGGGCCTCCTCATTACGGCTACAATGGCCACAACaatggtaataataataataataataataagaataataataagaataataataacagacaAACCGAAGAACCAGCCGAGAATGGCGATCAAAATAATTCGACAAGAAATGGCTACCCGCATCCTTATGGACCTCCTTTGTTCAAGCCGCTCCTGGGAGCTTTTCATCTTCACGGCCTTCCGTCCCCCTTCAACCTGTTGCCCTACGACCACTTCCACGGAGTGTTCAAGGGCGGGCCTGTCGGGGTTGGCCACGTTGGCTATCCCATATATGCCGGTCCTTATCCGATTGGCTTTCCATTCCATCATCCTTACATCTTCCACGGTAAGAAGTATCTGCCACCAAAGGGCAAACCCTCCGACTCTGGCGAATCCGACGAGTCAACGGAAGCGCCAGCCGGAGAGCTTGCGGAAGATGAAAATCCCGAACGGATCATTGCAGCATTCAATCATCAGGAAGAGATAGCGCCGGCTTCCAGCTCAAATCGATACAAGACATTAGAACAGAACGGGCTAAAACAGATTAGCCTGTTTAATTTTGAGAGCACGAAGGTGTAAATCTCTGGAAAACGTTGAACTTAATAAAcggaagcaaaataaaattatattgtaatggaaaatatataaagaaattataatataaattatataaataatatataaaaaattaagaactattattcttttttgttagGATAACTTGGTCACAAAATACattgcttataaataaaaaatataataaattaaaagacagatataaattatataattttaactgtAAGCGGAAACTTCTCGtctttttaacttaaaaacgTAAaggaaaatgagaaagaaagaggattGGGAGTGttataaattgagaaaaatatattttttaatttgtctttattttatatattttattcctctTCTGTCAGGTAAGTATGATTTATATACTTCTTGTTGTCGTATATCTCTCTCGTTAAAATTGGCacagatagaaaaatattatgactTTCATTCGCTATTGTTGCGGCTTTGTAAAGATGATTTGGTTGTAGGAGAGAGAAGTCGATAATTAACGGGCGCACTAATTATACGGACACGCTACGCGACACGCacgtttatatttatcatcagTTTTCATTACGGTGTTTTCCCACGATtatgatatagaaaatattcacatGATTATTGCTGACCTTTATCTATGTAATTACTTCTTTATCTCGACAATATTGCATGGGGCGTGTATGGTCCAGTAATTTTCGTGGCCTCCATAACAATTCTGCATACGCATTGAGTTTACTGTGTATCGTCAATGACAATACAAGACGCGATTATGTAAGATAcgcaaagttaaaaatatttaatatgcagagacaattatttgcatttgtttTCTCGAAAGAAAGctgttaacaaattttaaatattgtaaaatatttaatttatataaaaataaatatgacagaAGAAatcctataattttaaattgcatttttattttaatatattatttttatacaataattatttgaaaattaattattaaataaaaaatttttcaaaaatgtttctcaAGATCTccataaaaagagattaaaaaatgataaaataaattattatgacacATAATTCAAGGTAAATGCATATCAATTTATGTAACaggcaaaaaaattcttcgcttgattatataaatatcgattgtaGATTCGATCTCGTTTACTGGTAGCGGAAATAAGTCAATTTAATGGAAAATGTGGATATAATCGACTGTGAAGGTAAAGGaaacaaaaagatatacagATGAAAATAGAAGcaattgtgaaatatatatcaatgatatttcaatcaattaaaatataatcgttaCTAtgttagtattatatttttgcaagttacatataatagaaataaaaaataaaaaaatagaaatattgtacgttatcaattaaataaatcgatggaaaaaataagttttaaaaattatatatatttaaaacttttaatatatataatatttcgtaattttctcttgtcactctacatataaaatatcaataaccttgagaatatatattaaaagtatttatagaTAACTTTCTGTACAAAATATGattctagaaaatatatatactacaatatatattttctgttaattCTATTATGGATTATGCGAGCCatactttacatatatgttgAAACGTAATTAATAGCGTAGAATGtatctattaaatttgataaaaacaaacCGGAATATTCGCCGCAGGACCATGGAAAGAATTGAACActctatcaaattaattaattctatgttTGATTGGTAAATTTGGCTTGTATGTCTCGTCGGTATGTCCCGCAacgattaagaaataattataatttgacagcatcttatattttaaatacatcttATCTTTAAAGAATTACGAATAACACGATTTTTGTCTCGACAtccatttttaatgtatttaatcaaagatttcgtatctcaatttttctaattttctaactcattattttttttttttttttgcaaattacggGGACTAAGAATGTCATTACGAAATTGGCAAATTGAACACGCATATGTCAAGCGCACGGGCGCAGTACATCAACACGATTAACATAATTTCATCAACTGTACATTTTGTAACAGAATCTTCGTTTGCGCAATCGCGATTCCCCAGTATCTGTGtcatctttctttctatttcgGTTACGATATTCGAGAAGAGCGTTTTCTTTTCCGTAAGACTCCGGTCTACTGCTGAGACGCACTCTGGGCGGACCCTGGCATTACTGTCGACGATAAGCAATTAATGATTACAGCAGTAACATTAAGTATCATAATTGACAATTGCAATGTATGATTCTCTTTGTCGTTAATGAAAGGGTTACGGACACACGCGAGCAATCGCGTCGGGAAAGAAATTTGGATGTCAAGGCGTTTTATCGGGCGGGGACTCACGTGACTTCGTCACACGTGCGTTACTGCACATTGTTGTTTCATAATGCAAAGTCGCAACTCGCATAATCTCAGGGTAACAATGAATGTTTCCTATTAGCACAACGGGCGGAGGCCAATGCGAAGTCCGGAAAAGTGTACCGTTCGTGGGGGATCCACTGCCTCGCGAAGGGACTCCGCCTTTGTTATAAAAGAACTCATGTCGCAGAAACGATGGACAGTGGTGTTCGGCGACAacagatgagaaaaaaataagtgcTATTGTTAACAAGACGTCTCAGCTGGACTATACTTGCAACCGCGAGAAAGAATGGCTTGCCTGAAGATTGTAAGTGCAAGAAAATTTGATTCAAGATTCATTTAGATTAAATAGGTTCCACTTAACTCATTCTGGCACGAATCTCTCTTTTgttaattgagaaatattttacactaaagtttatattataatgtgaatattttataatataattttattttcataattaaactttatatttttataaatattaatatttaatatttttgtattgatctaattgaagataaaaaataagcatattacctatattttattttttacttgtggtgttaaaatatttgttagacTATTACTTAAGcgttatacataaattaattttttaaaatttacttaataaaccgattttttacttgttttgcTATTGCAGTATATTGTTCTACTATTGGCCGTTGCAATCGGTGTGGTAGTTGCAAAACCAGGATATTTAGGCTACGGATATGGCTTGTATCCGTATGCATACGGTTACAGATATCCATTCTACGGCTATGGCCATGGCTATGGCCATGGTTATGGCCATGGGTACGGACATGGATATGGTCATTATGGATACGGTATGATTTATGGTAAAATCTATACAATTTACAATACAACAATTTACATCATCGCAATTGCATCGCAgaatcgttatttttttatcaaattatatatatatatatatacttttcattaattattttatattgtttctaaTTCTtagtattttgttttttgtaataatttaatataatatttttaatataataattttttatttattttaaataatttatagtaaaagatatgtaataatttatttacaacagTATGCagtttacttaatttataatactgcTGGTGGTAGGACAAATAAATGACTTGTGTGTAgcaatgcaatattattcagGTTTTGTATGAAACAgtgcaacaattttttattacacaagtTTACATCACGCAAACTGTACAAAATAACTTATACGTGCATTCGTGACAAAGAAATCGTTTATGTTCAAAACACGCACATGTACACGCACATTTGCCATAAAGAAATCGTTCACacaaaaatgttgaaatatttttttattgttatttaggATATCCGTTCGGCTACGGGCATTACGGTCACTATGGCTATTATTAAGGTGGacataaaattactttcttcTGGATTCTCTGGAACATCATCCGAAGAATGAGTTTAGTTCAGAAAAAATCTATGTcgctttttctctattatatatttttaacgctaAGTCTGATTGAACGCCAAGACTAATACAAGATATTAATACGtctgcgaaaaaaatattgaaaaagtacAAAGcttcttttaaagaaattataaaatcgcacatataacatattatataaggtacttgtcataaatataattttattataaaatgtgaatatataaagaaaataaattgtgcatTACTGAAAattgaatgtaattttattgtcaatAATGATGATTAcaaatagttaataaaattaattattattataataactattttaatgctgttgataaaataaattattaattaataaattattcaatatgcattcaataattgataaaaatttaattcaattattctttgttttgctttgaaaaatgcggaaagtaataatttcttcgtcaacctcaaaaaaaaaaagaaacaaatatatgtctAACGATTATGCAAAGCATGACAAGTGTGATTGATCATGAATTGTTTTGAGTGTactcaaaaagaaagaatacgCATTCACCtacgcaatttttatttgaaatcgtGACTCTTCCTTGACTCTTAATTTTAGGATACGTACAATATAAAGAACTCTTTgtctatcttttattataggtCTACTGTCACTTTCTACAAGCAACttgtcttcttttctttttcctctttcccgTCTTCCTTTAAGAATTATCACAGTTACGACAGTTGTGACAAAAACTGATTGCGTGACATAAAATGCTTCATGACGTCCGCGGCTACATGTTTCagtatctgttattttttggaaaatacaAATCGCAAGCTTTGTTGCATAATTTGTTTTACGTGAATCATTGtggaatattagaaaatatttatggtgtaaattaagagaaattcaTACTGTGACtttgtcaataatttatatttaatattttattaattcaataattaaatgtgagATTATAAATACGTGAATAACAAGACAAGAAAAAACTTaagaattagaattaaattaaataaattatttaagagtagaaaaagaagaggCGCGTACTTTGcgtaatttctttatttaatcaagaatcaaaattacaagaatcaaatttatgaaatattattttgttgcaaGCCTTACAGACATTCATTATTTCTCTAATGATATTTTAGAAGTTTTCAAGTTTTCggtaatctaaataaatacaattcgtattaaaaatgttcaataaaataatcaaatggaAGGATCGTGTAATTAGCATAACAAAAAGCATTGCAATATAATCaatctgtataatataatttaacaaatgattattttataactaaaaatacttataaaatttgcttgaatgtgtataaaagtacataaaatattttggcagCGAATTGTTAAGTAATATAGTGTTCAATCTTGATGACATATAACGAGCTATGTTGTTTACGTATTACGGCCTTGTTATTATTTGCTCGGCGACCTTTGAATAGTAGTGGGGTAAGATGGCGGGACACTTCATCAAATTCCTTTTCTACCTGTTATTATTCCCACGGCGACACTCAAACAAGAATAACAGTGTGCGAGGATcgaatttctatattaaacgCGATTGCGACaaatatcggaaaataatttattatataatcaacataattatatcgtgGCTATAagtttcgataaaaatgtGTGTCCTGCgtgatttctttatttaattaaataagaatcgaaataacaaaaattaattttaattattaatcattataaattgttttgttgCAAACTTCAcgagcatttattatttttttaatgatattttaagttaaaaatattgcaaataattatcgaattatcGATAACatggtattcggccttggcagCGTAAACATCAGAGTATTATTGTTTACGTGCCTTGATTCTTCTATCATTCGCGCGGCGACATTCGAGTAGGAAAGTCGTCTGGTGTAAAACGCTCCGTTAAATTACTTTTCCAAATGCGATCGCGTCAAGtcggaaaataatttggtatgattaatataattaataattaattatcttacatACGTTATAGCATACGTAATTAATTgcgacaatataattttgaagcgTGTATTTTGTGTAacttatttctttaatctaataaaaaatgtagtgataaaaatccaaaatataataaattattgtttcgtTGTTATTTTccttaaacaataattatttctttaatatttaaagttaaatatatattttgtccggTGCTTTATCGTTCGACTTTTCAACGAtctaaatatgattcggattgagaacatgcaattaaataatcgaatcgCAGGATTGAATAATTAACTTAACGAAAGACTTtgtgatacatatatatcgattaataaataattaatctataatttaaaatatttatgtaattttatattccgcgtatatatatatacataagagtacgtgaaatatttcggcaacgtaTTtcgtcaataataataactgatGTTCGGCCTTGGTGACGTGAGCGCGTTATTGTTTACATCTTACGgccttgttatcattcgcacgaCGACACTTAAACAATGCGGTAGTGCTTTGAAACGCTTCATATTTTGTCGAATTCTTCCTCCAAACGCGATCGTCACTAATAGAGCAAAATTcgatatgattattaaaaaattaaagattagaattaatgatttttatctacatttattattctcaatatAATCTCATgctatacgtatataatttaataatatgatatatatatatatatatatatatatatatatatatatataccgtcGTCGCTGTCATCGCGCCGCGGATGGCTCGTCGTATCGTTGgtgctgtcatcgtgccgcggacggcttatcgcggcgttggtgctgtcatcgtgccgcggacagttttcgcgtcgcgtcgcgtatCAACACAGCATTGCCACGAGTCGCACAATAGCTCATATGTGGCATGCACGTTAGGACATTAGTGCGTTGCTTCGTTGCTATCATCGTGTCGTACGAGCAATGATGGGTCGTGTAGTCGCGTTCTCGCGTCGTCGCATTGAACTTCTATCCCGTTTTCACGATTCGAGGATCGTACTTCGTTGCCGGCTAAATGGGATGTCTCTCAGCGTTGCAatcagtaatatattaataccctattaatataattaattttatatgatattaggtaactttaatactatattaatgttatatatattgtataaatatttatgtattaataaatttaatatattaatggaagAGCAACGTTAAAACGCCTCAGTATCGCAGCTGAAGTGAATGCCGGCCGCGTAGCAATGTATGATCGTGCGTAGTATAGATGCGATGATCGCGCGGTTAATCTTGAACTTCGGTTTGAGAATTGGCTGTTGGGGGCACGCTCTGCTTCGACGAATGGTTCGGCTTGAATAGATTTTTGAATCGTCGTTCCCTTATCTTGTACCGTCTACCAGCTGTACTGTATCGCATTGAGGACAGTTGGCTGTGCTTTATTAGGTTCGATTTTCGCTCGCTAGAGAAGCTGATCTCTTATTTTCTAAGTGATCTAAATTGTGAGCACTTAGGACATGGGTATCTTCATTCTCGACCCGTCTCTCAGCCTTATGATAAGCCAGTTTCAGTCTGTATGATAGAAACTTGGTGGTTCGTACGTGATCGTTCCTAATGAAGTTCGAGTCGGCTCTCGATGAGGACAAGCGCAGACAAGAATTGAGCGTCGAttccatcaatcgatttcgtcttcttcctttgctcGCTTAACTTTTGCTCGGAGTAAACGGTGAATTCCCGACTTGTCGACTCGTAGTATGATTCTCGTGTGAAACGAGAttcgatcgtgccgaaattcgaaagtgcgggagtgccgtttaaagtatcgcgtgTATaaatctgagaggaggaggaggaggaggcctaggagaggcatcttgcaccggcggagcaacccaagggtgagtatttattatttctatatttatatttattatatcagttGTTAAAAATCGTGTACGCgcattaatttgatttcttatgaagaaattaaacgagaaaaaaattaaaaagaaaacctttacataaattctataaaagtttttacgtgggaaaaaatctttttaaaattgttccGCTCTTATATAAAGCTTCTCAGTATTGTATGcatcagatataaaattttctgcacgaaatattaattatatttttggacGCTGCTATAATgtggatattatatttgtttgttacagacaacgtagcctcaagccTAAcaactccgctgttgcgcatcagtgccggtgagcaatgaattttattatactttgagGTAACGGATTCGTAGATATTGTAAGCTTTGCTTTAATtgatgcaaatgtagattgtaaatagatccgctgcctcaaaatggatgg
It includes:
- the LOC126853853 gene encoding shematrin-like protein 1 isoform X1; this translates as MACLKIYIVLLLAVAIGVVVAKPGYLGYGYGLYPYAYGYRYPFYGYGHGYGHGYGHGYGHGYGHYGYGMIYGYPFGYGHYGHYGYY
- the LOC126853853 gene encoding prisilkin-39-like isoform X2; this encodes MACLKIYIVLLLAVAIGVVVAKPGYLGYGYGLYPYAYGYRYPFYGYGHGYGHGYGHGYGHGYGHYGYGYPFGYGHYGHYGYY
- the LOC126853836 gene encoding probable serine/threonine-protein kinase clkA; its protein translation is MHHALHILMHCIALWCAINSGRAARSAVNPDILANFAKNVASVLSPAILGDIQFRTNRSSFKSSLTSPTSLNNDNFDRPSILDNIIDKTSNAPAYYGPQSYSYNNLYEDSPEGLQENSETNESLEGSLRDGPYPRQERPNFYRPYDLSANDNLEVTQKPVDTGNIEPSLGNIEESSTNLYSSYHAAGFDKAAFGHGPFLAKSYAGFHGFGPGPYGHFHGHHHHHHPYGEPSSDEASSEENNGTDHRGYGQPYSFGNHDYHPYSPFPYGGYGNHGPFHGPYGRNGNNSSDNGRNKHYGPYYDGPDFYGPPHYGYNGHNNGNNNNNNNKNNNKNNNNRQTEEPAENGDQNNSTRNGYPHPYGPPLFKPLLGAFHLHGLPSPFNLLPYDHFHGVFKGGPVGVGHVGYPIYAGPYPIGFPFHHPYIFHGKKYLPPKGKPSDSGESDESTEAPAGELAEDENPERIIAAFNHQEEIAPASSSNRYKTLEQNGLKQISLFNFESTKV
- the LOC126853851 gene encoding uncharacterized protein LOC126853851; this translates as MFPAKITLLFGFAALIKSSIAVPDSAGMVEMENGLAYGGIPYGSVSGMLAKYPGYGQLNTQFQARQLDILSNTKRPIIITPNLRATRLLGISPRPVQIYNLPGVIAPGIVGTISQIGY